In Helianthus annuus cultivar XRQ/B chromosome 8, HanXRQr2.0-SUNRISE, whole genome shotgun sequence, a single genomic region encodes these proteins:
- the LOC110930816 gene encoding ribose-phosphate pyrophosphokinase 1 translates to MASLAYSSSGKLAPTNNFRSSIPAKNTFISCRVNYKENGRPNLQQEAMPYSLTSNQFERTPVRKDEKRLRIFSGTANPLLSEEVACYMGLDLGKIDIKRFADGEIYVQLRESVRGCDVYLVQPTCPPANENLMELLIMIDACRRASAKTITAVIPYFGYARADRKTQGRESIAAKLVANLITEAGADRVLACDLHSGQSMGYFDIPVDHVHGQPVILDYLASKTIKTDDLVVVSPDVGGVARARAFAKKLSDAPLAIVDKRRHGHNVAEVMNLIGDVKGKVAVMVDDMIDTAGTIAKGADLLHREGAREVYACSTHAVFSPPAIERLSSGLFQEVIITNTIPVSEKNYFPQLTVLSVANLLGESIWRVHDDYPGGFEHFSGLGID, encoded by the exons ATGGCGTCTCTTGCTTATTCTTCTTCGGGGAAGCTCGCTCCTACCAACAACTTTCGCTCTTCAATCCCTGCCAAAAACACCTTCATT AGTTGCAGGGTGAATTACAAGGAGAATGGGAGGCCGAATTTGCAGCAAGAAGCTATGCCTTACTCGTTGACTTCAAATCAGTTTGAGAGAACGCCAGTTAGAAAGGATGAGAAACGACTTCGGATTTTTTCAGGCACTGCCAATCCATTATTATCTGAG GAAGTTGCATGCTATATGGGCCTAGACCTTGGAAAGATCGACATAAAACGTTTCGCTGATGGAGAGATATACGTCCAGTTGCGCGAGAGTGTTAGAGGGTGCGATGTATATCTTGTCCAGCCGACATGTCCTCCTGCAAATGAAAATCTTATGGAGCTTCTGATCATGATAGATGCTTGTCGCAGAGCATCTGCTAAAACCATCACTGCCGTTATTCCCTACTTTGGATACGCCAGGGCTGATCGCAAG ACTCAAGGACGAGAATCCATTGCAGCTAAACTTGTTGCAAATCTGATAACCGAAGCAGGAGCAGATCGAGTTCTTGCTTGTGATCTTCATTCTGGGCAATCGATGGGTTATTTTGACATTCCGGTTGATCATGTTCATGGTCAG CCCGTGATACTTGATTACCTTGCTAGCAAGACAATTAAAACGGATGATTTAGTAGTGGTGTCCCCGGATGTTGGTGGAGTTGCTAGAGCACGAGCTTTTGCTAAAAAGTTATCTGATGCGCCATTGGCCATTGTTGATAAGCGGCGTCATGGGCACAATGTCGCTGAA GTAATGAATTTGATCGGTGATGTGAAAGGTAAAGTAGCAGTTATGGTGGATGACATGATCGATACTGCTG GTACTATTGCCAAAGGAGCAGACCTGTTGCATCGTGAAGGGGCAAGGGAAGTTTATGCATGCAGCACGCATGCTGTTTTCAG TCCGCCAGCAATTGAACGGTTGTCAAGTGGTCTATTTCAAGAGGTGATTATCACGAATACCATTCCGGTGTCTGAAAAGAACTATTTCCCACAGCTGACTGTCTTATCGGTAGCAAACCTACTTGGCGAGAGCATCTGGCGTGTGCATGATGATTACCCT GGTGGTTTTGAACACTTCTCTGGTCTGGGCATCGATTAA